In one window of Drosophila innubila isolate TH190305 chromosome 2L unlocalized genomic scaffold, UK_Dinn_1.0 4_B_2L, whole genome shotgun sequence DNA:
- the LOC117780992 gene encoding protein phosphatase 1 regulatory subunit 14B, giving the protein MQCGLEQMNDCERSPNRTNLRVNFNEKGAEVKERREKFLTAKYGSHQMSLIRKRLAVEMWLYDELQKLFDPPSEAIDVDIDEILDMDTDDIRKSHLIRLLSVCKRPQSDISKFISDLLDRAKTL; this is encoded by the exons ATGCAGTGCGGTTTGGAGCAAATGAATGATTGCGAACGCTCTCCGAATCGAACAAATCTCCGCGTCAACTTCAATGAGAAGGGGGCAGAGGTCAAGGAGCGTCGTGAAAAGTTTCTTACCGCCAAATACGGTTCACATCAGATGAGCTTGATCCGGAAGCGACTGGCTGTCGAGATGTGGCTATACGATGAGTTGCAGAAGCTCTTTGATCCACCG AGCGAGGCCATCGATGTGGATATTGATGAAATTTTAGACATGGACACAGATGACATAAGAAAATCTCATCTTATT AGATTACTGTCAGTCTGCAAACGCCCGCAATCGGACATATCGAAATTCATCAGTGATCTTTTGGATCGGGCAAAAACGCTGTAA
- the LOC117780299 gene encoding protein dpy-30 homolog, producing the protein MEAKADSPATPANATPAAEAAKESSTAVAAASNSAQATTTSAGTTAAAAATTTANNSSANTGSGAGAAAAAASATSVSNAQQPPPAKKPNAAPPATRADPSALPTRQYLDQTVAPVLLHGLQALARERPTDPIQFLASYLLKHSNGCEETTEAST; encoded by the coding sequence ATGGAGGCCAAAGCCGATTCTCCAGCGACACCAGCAAATGCAACGCCAGCTGCAGAGGCTGCCAAGGAAAGCAGCACTGCGGTTGCCGCTGCCAGCAACAGTGCACAAGCGACAACAACTTCGGCGggaaccacagcagcagcagcagcaacaacaacagccaataATTCCAGTGCCAATACAGGATCAGGAGCaggggcagcagcagcagcagcgtcggCCACATCAGTCAGCAACGCACAGCAGCCACCGCCGGCGAAAAAACCAAACGCTGCTCCGCCTGCAACACGCGCCGATCCCAGTGCGCTGCCAACGCGCCAATATCTGGATCAGACAGTCGCTCCGGTTTTACTTCACGGTCTGCAGGCGCTGGCACGTGAACGTCCCACGGATCCCATACAGTTTCTGGCCTCGTATCTGCTGAAGCACAGCAATGGCTGTGAGGAAACCACCGAAGCCAGTACTTAG
- the LOC117779871 gene encoding cilia- and flagella-associated protein 20, giving the protein MYRASYQKGFLTILYSVGSSPLDNWSTFTKNGYIKRIYDEDIKSLVLEIMGSNVSTTFIHCPSDCKAELGIKLPFLVLLIKNMHKYFCFEVKIQDDQRFMRRFRVSNFQSKTSVKPFCTAMPMGMSPGWNQIQFNLADFTRRAYGSNYLETVSLQVHANVRIRRIYFTDKLYTEAELPNDYKLLGKPKDLKKEKQFKAPPAARPPSPLNTGRSEGPTKQVEMETTALETETEIDTGGPDMKTDAGPEVESAAATNEEPGGQTEATEDAYY; this is encoded by the exons ATGTACCGCGCTTCATATCAGAAGGGCTTCCTAACGATACTTTACAGTGTGGGCAGCTCTCCACTGGACAATTGGTCCACTTTT ACCAAAAATGGTTATATTAAACGCATTTATGATGAAGATATCAAATCCTTGGTGCTGGAAATTATGGGTTCCAACGTCTCCACAACATTTATACATTGCCCAAGCGATTGCAAGGCCGAGTTGGGCATCAAATTGCCATTTTTAGTGCTTCTCATTaagaatatgcataaatatttttgttttgaggtTAAG ATTCAGGATGATCAGCGTTTCATGCGTCGCTTTCGCGTGTCCAATTTCCAGAGCAAGACCTCAGTGAAACCATTTTGTACGGCCATGCCCATGGGCATGTCGCCTGGATggaatcaaattcaattcaatttggcCGATTTTACGCGTCGTGCCTACGGTTCGAATTATTTGGAGACTGTTTCCCTGCAGGTACATGCCAATGTGCGCATCAGACGCATCTATTTCACGGACAAACTCTACACGGAAGCCGAGCTACCCAACGATTACAAGCTGCTCGGCAAACCCAAGGATCTGAAGAAGGAGAAACAATTCAAGGCTCCACCCGCAGCACGTCCACCATCGCCACTTAACACTGGACGATCTGAGGGGCCAACTAAGCAAGTGGAAATGGAGACAACGGCGCtggaaacggaaacggagATAGACACTGGCGGACCGGATATGAAGACAGATGCGGGACCGGAAGTTGAGTCAGCTGCAGCTACCAATGAGGAACCTGGTGGACAGACCGAGGCCACTGAGGATGCCTATTATTGA
- the LOC117781890 gene encoding nuclear pore complex protein Nup107, protein MDSPFQPRRGGLLRPPLNSSGHNQTHNLSITLLPEEEEMLKNSSAGALGLLNRLQNRTGNVHDVSSVSGNTSVMLDDMDDADRGRGKVDTLFAHFHEVLQSHSNSNETLDVVQQLGQACRQVVEQLELEIERGVGGSLGAKQRETSVNWLKQEINTWRLLHALYYDRLLLQTDTQADDEMQDGPMLGGSEKEVIQQLYSINSHLREYQLVVDWLEQCYDQQEQANALQSHDRMMAWENTLFQLENLQGAAFGRGREICKQLDPDAPVREQKPLHALDMEDNMRLSRAIFAAIRNGQIDEALKLCKHYGQTWRAAILEGWRLHEDPNFEQHVSGQTENEKLPIEGNPRRDIWKRCAWLLADSKKYDEYTRATAGIFCGHLGALKSLLHNNWHDLLWAYVKVQIDIRVESEIRGCCLKRFQPMPEEYWNGKMTLEQIFDELSVAKDLAVRDYAQSQLGVIQQHLILDTSGELLQHMCRWLDTAPKESQLPPHQLRFMAHIVLFMRQIGRIEHQTQQQQAERIIAAYVEALIQRGEPQAIAYYAAGLPNKLQVQLYAKFLTQTDEKRARELALEAALQAGLDVEQITRNTVESIRLGSSAPSTLGEPHTGEISAVDKRKIQSLEYLIHLVEQRGELLWQANAMMRQYLASNKIECVRQVFAMVPGDVINQLVKIYGALDNLPPREECSLKEYLCYNVYLSGVDSFNEWTRLQQTRPQAPQQSTSQKSGQSQDNFTERMNAEHKQQTYRTELSRWEQKVKEQAKATTDALFNVLLFPEKGWLNDPFIAKEPENATLLHWENRQLQMEKLRSICLPEIALLLHEVMLKSGDYAGCVRLADEISDERRQLYKVYTKHKLAELLTKIADASLLLLNNKLDPWGYPITA, encoded by the exons ATGGACAGTCCCTTCCAGCCCCGACGTGGCGGATTGCTGCGTCCGCCTTTGAACAGTTCGGGACACAATCAGACACACAACCTGTCGATTACGCTGCTgccggaggaggaggagatgCTCAAAAACAGCAGCGCCGGAGCCCTGGGACTCTTGAATCGTCTGCAGAATCGCACAGGGAATGTGCATGATGTGAGCAGCGTGAGTGGAAATACATCAGTTATGCTGGACGACATGGACGATGCGGATCGTGGACGGGGCAAGGTGGACACTCTGTTTGCCCATTTCCATGAGGTGCTCCAGTcgcacagcaacagcaacgagaCGCTCGATGTGGTGCAACAGTTGGGACAGGCCTGTCGTCAGGTTGTGGAGCAACTGGAGCTGGAGATTGAACGTGGCGTGGGCGGCAGTCTAGGCGCCAAGCAGCGCGAGACGAGCGTCAACTGGTTAAAGCAGGAGATTAACACCTGGCGCCTCCTGCACGCTCTCTACTACGACCGGCTGTTGCTGCAGACGGACACCCAAGCGGATGATGAGATGCAGGATGGACCCATGCTGGGAGGCAGCGAGAAGGAG GTCATCCAGCAGCTGTATTCGATTAATTCGCATCTGCGGGAATATCAGCTGGTGGTGGACTGGCTGGAGCAGTGCTATGACCAGCAGGAGCAGGCGAATGCCCTGCAGAGTCACGATCGAATGATGGCCTGGGAGAATACCCTCTTTCAGCTGGAGAACTTGCAGGGTGCGGCCTTTGGACGTGGTCGAGAGATTTGCAAGCAACTCGATCCGGATGCTCCAGTGCGCGAACAAAAACCGCTCCACGCCCTCGACATGGAGGATAACATGCGCCTGAGTCGAGCTATCTTTGCCGCCATACGCAATGGACAGATCGACGAGGCGTTGAAGCTCTGTAAGCACTACGGACAGACGTGGCGGGCAGCTATCCTGGAGGGCTGGCGTCTGCACGAGGATCCCAATTTTGAGCAGCATGTCAGCGGTCAGACGGAGAACGAGAAGCTGCCCATTGAGGGGAATCCTCGTCGCGATATCTGGAAACGTTGCGCCTGGTTGCTGGCGGATTCCAAGAAATATGATGAATATACTCGTGCCACGGCGGGCATATTCTGTGGCCATTTGGGTGCACTCAAGTCCCTGCTGCACAACAACTGGCACGACCTGCTCTGGGCGTATGTAAAGGTGCAGATCGACATTAGAGTGGAGAGCGAGATTCGAGGATGTTGCCTGAAGCGATTTCAACCCATGCCGGAGGAGTATTGGAATGGCAAGATGACGCTGGAGCAGATCTTTGATGAGCTGAGCGTGGCCAAGGACTTGGCTGTGCGGGATTATGCCCAGAGTCAACTGGGTGTCATCCAGCAGCATCTCATCCTGGACACCAGTGGTGAACTGTTGCAGCACATGTGTCGCTGGCTGGACACTGCTCCCAAGGAGTCTCAGCTGCCACCACATCAACTCCGTTTCATGGCGCACATTGTGCTATTTATGCGACAGATTGGACGCATCGAGCATcagacgcagcagcagcaggcggaACGCATCATTGCCGCCTACGTGGAGGCGTTAATCCAACGTGGCGAACCTCAAGCCATAGCCTATTATGCCGCCGGTTTGCCCAACAAGCTGCAGGTGCAGCTTTACGCCAAGTTCCTCACACAGACCGATGAGAAGCGAGCACGAGAGTTGGCCCTGGAAGCGGCGCTCCAAGCTGGTCTTGATGTGGAGCAGATCACACGGAATACCGTGGAGAGCATTCGCCTGGGAAGCAGTGCACCCAGCACACTAGGGGAACCACACACGGGGGAGATTTCAGCCGTGGACAAGCGCAAGATTCAGTCACTGGAATATCTCATCCATCTGGTCGAGCAGCGAGGTGAGCTTCTCTGGCAGGCTAACGCCATGATGCGTCAATATCTGGCCAGCAATAAGATCGAGTGTGTGCGCCAAGTGTTTGCCATGGTGCCGGGCGATGTGATCAACCAGCTGGTCAAGATTTACGGCGCCCTCGACAATTTGCCGCCACGTGAGGAATGCAGCCTCAAGGAGTATCTCTGCTACAACGTCTACCTCTCCGGCGTGGACAGCTTCAATGAATGGACACGTCTGCAGCAGACGCGACCTCAGGCACCACAACAGAGCACCTCACAGAAATCCGGCCAGAGCCAGGATAACTTCACGGAACGCATGAATGCGGAGCACAAGCAGCAAACCTATCGCACCGAATTGTCCCGCTGGGAGCAGAAGGTCAAGGAGCAAGCAAAGG CCACCACGGATGCACTGTTCAATGTGCTGCTGTTTCCGGAAAAGGGTTGGCTCAACGATCCCTTCATTGCCAAGGAACCCGAGAATGCGACACTGTTGCACTGGGAGAATCGACAGCTGCAAATGGAGAAGCTGCGTTCCATTTGCCTGCCAGAGATTGCGCTCCTTCTGCACGAGGTCATGCTCAAATCGGGCGATTACGCCGGATGCGTTCGCCTGGCGGATGAGATTTCCGATGAGCGGCGTCAGTTGTACAAGGTGTACACCAAACACAAGCTGGCCGAGCTGCTCACCAAGATAGCAGATGCCTCATTGCTGCTGCTCAACAATAAGCTGGATCCCTGGGGTTATCCCATCACAGCATAA
- the LOC117779873 gene encoding ARL14 effector protein-like: MSARSLRQRPQRKVGETADDNTNTEVEKTKRKGKKRGCYYEKKNSAYDEYGNIRWSGADVCDCMNDECCGCWSECGNCGSTRCGPQCRVHRKFFYENIIYDGKELTVSNKNIPSKT, encoded by the coding sequence ATGAGCGCACGTAGCTTACGTCAACGCCCCCAACGCAAAGTTGGAGAAACAGCTGACGACAATACAAACACCGAAGTGGAAAAAACAAAGCGCAAAGGAAAGAAGAGAGGTTGCTattatgaaaagaaaaacagcgCCTATGATGAATACGGAAATATAAGATGGAGTGGCGCAGATGTTTGTGATTGTATGAACGACGAATGCTGTGGATGTTGGTCCGAGTGTGGAAATTGTGGCTCCACCCGATGCGGTCCCCAATGCCGAGTGCACCGAAAATTCTTCTatgaaaacattatttatgaCGGCAAGGAACTAACGGTTTCCAACAAGAATATTCCTAGCAaaacataa
- the LOC117779872 gene encoding ER membrane protein complex subunit 3 translates to MTELLIDPDIRVWVFLPIVLITFLVGIVRHYVSILISTQKKAEITQIMDSQAMIRARLLRENGKYLSAQSFSMRKNFFNNEETGYFKTQKRAPVAQNSSAMLTDMVKGNFINVLPMVVIGGWINWMFSGFVTTKVPFPLTLRFKPMLQRGVELASLDAAWVSSASWYFLNVFGLRSIYTLVLGENNHADQTQAQADAMTGAAMTMPQDPKAAFKAEWEALEITEYNNALKNIDADMMSMANEAIAS, encoded by the exons ATGACGGAGCTGCTCATAGATCCCGATATACGGGTTTGGGTGTTTCTGCCCATCGTACTCATCACATTTCTAGTCGGTATTGTGCGCCATTACGTATCCATTTTGATATCCACACAGAAGAAGGCTGAGATCACCCAAATCATGGACAG TCAAGCCATGATACGCGCTCGATTGCTGCGCGAGAATGGAAAGTATCTGAGCGCCCAGTCGTTCTCCATGAGGAAGAACTTCTTCAACAACGAGGAGACGGGCTATTTCAAGACCCAGAAACGGGCGCCGGTCGCACAGAACTCTTCGGCAATGCTCACGGATATGGTTAAAGGCAACTTCATTAATGTGCTGCCCATGGTCGTCATTGGTGGCTGGATCAATTGGATGTTTTCGGGTTTTGTGACCACCAAAGTGCCATTCCCACTCACACTCCGCTTCAAACCGATGTTGCAGCGTGGCGTTGAGCTGGCTTCACTAGACGCCGCCTGGGTATCGTCAGCTTCTTGGTATTTCCTGAACGTCTTTGGTCTGCGCTCCATTTACACCCTTGTGCTGGGCGAGAATAACCATGCGGATCAGACACAAGCCCAGGCCGATGCAATGACCGGCGCTGCCATGACAATGCCCCAGGATCCCAAGGCGGCATTCAAGGCCGAATGGGAGGCACTCGAGATTACAGAATATAACAATGCTCTGAAGAATATCGATGCCGATATGATGAGCATGGCCAATGAAGCTATTGCCTCCTAG
- the LOC117781902 gene encoding protein SMG8, producing the protein MSDKNYYTWKYPEIPENVAALLSELKHSLVIVGVIGRSKCAQANKMCAFDMAPDVEQEPADGQIQCYYKPGTKTLLLHFQTTYDEAVMGKLLLQQQKSLDFDSFYEQMRCRFIRIMLLALHVCHIVVYVEMAQAFDPTLVTICQLLKYVREQHAMEFLPQLLRETIVGHMLRDRGRLCTPRMLFLFENYPEDEEKTRECISAIEFQTEDRIYELLRQHNIVTNSAASSLLALPNNKQFVFYNAYEELHPDLLLQAIEALHLTMHKPDAKEEEEDLEILALAPFEGFVKPFGASYEARESEEQIYKENHTLWKFLQRHVQDALDGVFDEGSFKQLSHSSQFQLLSAKDWHNCMAIMHKLLIENVNDVNCTTSNVAYHAYLQGLEESVNYEKKFWSHLSEMGLKKGISAYKHAAPAIYGLATHKQLLADAKLVLEDEGRGPYAEAALAKLSDICLKFWHDGRQQCEQLSLRGHPCTQPKDRPHDKHCSGVVHISSCNCGRTQGRREDPFTLRQANYEYYEYMAGMCNLCVKVKKFQFPVFTPSISDYRAAAFEAAFPLLLQAAKCRDEPAAAGEEQDLNMDTAGDPYSQPVNATEQALQKPEHTLNNGCSQPLSATYGSDLNMSIAGFGDSLHEEEVNSPEVSSQLDSSLASRSNSTSSGTSSANSENELILQLKERNEENDHSAAVIESLSDTLSDAQCQELVSTTEYLPGLVHMSSGCELLPLFPSWSLACVGPSSIYSHNTGLQEHFQSGFLSGANFLLPWDVHVRLVQPHKHPQQQQQHNKKTQRYRKHGDRLALKIFVGFEYECSRGHRFMMCSPDRVLRGGADIERDTSTKVVNNNMPLYFPCPCRGQTSYLAQLMRIHVVTPKAPVNIILDPKVLVGKYTFTLGCNILPRLSQSAYWILRFPNVYQGDDILIAPPEKLEPDDMNAGGCLLAGMFGIAETETTDANDPGHAASMTFTRL; encoded by the exons ATGAGCGATAAAAATTACTACACCTGGAAATATCCCGAAATACCAGAGAATGTGGC GGCACTGCTGTCGGAACTGAAACACTCGCTGGTTATCGTGGGCGTCATTGGGCGCTCCAAATGCGCGCAGGCCAACAAAATGTGCGCCTTTGACATGGCACCAGATGTGGAGCAGGAGCCGGCAGATGGACAAATACAGTGTTACTATAAACCGGGCACTaagacgctgctgctgcactttCAGACCACCTACGATGAGGCTGTGATGGGGAAGCTGTTGCTCCAGCAGCAGAAATCCCTGGACTTTGACAGCTTCTACGAGCAGATGCGCTGCCGTTTTATACGCATCATGTTGCTGGCGCTGCACGTTTGCCACATTGTGGTGTACGTGGAAATGGCACAAGCATTTGATCCCACTTTGGTGACCATTTGCCAGCTGCTGAAGTATGTGCGGGAACAGCATGCGATGGAATTTCTGCCACAGTTGCTGCGAGAAACCATTGTCGGGCATATGCTAAGGGATCGGGGACGTCTCTGCACGCCACGTATGCTTTTTCTCTTTGAGAACTATCCGGAGGATGAGGAGAAGACACGCGAATGCATTTCCGCCATTGAGTTTCAAACTGAAGATCGCATTTATGAACTGCTTCGGCAGCACAACATAGTAACCAACAGTGCCGCCAGTTCCCTCTTGGCTCTacccaacaacaaacaatttgtcTTCTACAATGCCTACGAGGAACTGCATCCGGATCTTTTGCTGCAGGCTATTGAAGCGCTTCACTTGACCATGCACAAACCGGACGCcaaagaggaagaggaggacTTGGAAATTCTTGCATTGGCTCCGTTCGAAGGGTTTGTCAAACCTTTCGGCGCTTCCTATGAGGCGCGCGAGTCCGAGGAACAGATCTACAAGGAAAACCACACACTTTGGAAATTTCTACAGCGACACGTGCAGGATGCACTTGATGGTGTCTTTGACGAAGGCTCTTTCAAGCAGTTGTCACACTCGTCACAATTCCAGCTGCTGAGCGCCAAGGATTGGCACAATTGCATGGCGATCATGCACAAGCTGCTCATCGAGAATGTCAACGATGTCAACTGTACCACCAGCAACGTCGCCTAT CACGCGTATCTGCAGGGCCTGGAGGAGAGCGTAAACTATGAGAAAAA ATTCTGGTCGCATCTTTCCGAAATGGGCTTGAAGAAGGGCATCTCGGCTTATAAGCATGCGGCTCCGGCAATTTATGGCTTGGCGACCCACAAGCAGCTGCTGGCGGATGCCAAGCTGGTTCTGGAGGATGAGGGACGCGGTCCGTATGCTGAGGCAGCGCTGGCCAAGCTCAGCGATATCTGCTTAAAGTTCTGGCACGATGGCAGGCAACAGTGTGAACAGCTCAGCCTGCGTGGACATCCGTGCACCCAACCCAAGGATAGGCCGCACGACAAGCATTGCAGTGGAGTTGTCCACATTTCAAGTTGCAATTGTGGACGCACTCAGGGTAGGCGAGAGGATCCATTCACGTTGCGGCAGGCCAACTACGAGTACTACGAGTACATGGCTGGCATGTGCAATCTATGTGTCAAGGTCAAGAAGTTCCAATTTCCAGTCTTCACACCCTCCATTAGCGATTACAGAGCTGCAGCATTTGAAGCCGCCTTCCCGCTCTTGTTGCAGGCAGCCAAGTGTCGGGATGAACCTGCAGCAGCTGGAGAAGAGCAGGATCTTAACATGGATACAGCTGGTGATCCTTACTCCCAGCCAGTCAACGCAACAGAACAGGCACTTCAGAAACCGGAGCACACATTAAACAACGGCTGCTCGCAACCTTTGTCTGCCACTTACGGCTCGGATTTGAACATGTCTATAGCCGGATTTGGTGATTCACTGCATGAGGAAGAGGTGAACTCACCGGAGGTCAGTTCGCAGCTGGACAGCAGCCTGGCCAGCCGGAGCAACAGCACCAGCAGTGGCACCTCCAGCGCCAACTCCGAGAACGAACTAATCCTGCAGCTCAAGGAGCGCAATGAGGAAAATGACCACAGTGCCGCCGTCATCGAGAGTCTATCGGATACGTTATCGGATGCGCAGTGCCAGGAACTGGTCTCCACCACGGAATATCTGCCCGGACTCGTGCACATGTCGAGTGGCTGCGAATTGTTGCCACTATTCCCAAGCTGGTCGCTGGCCTGTGTCGGTCCCAGTTCCATTTACAGCCATAATACGGGATTGCAGGAACACTTTCAAAGTGGATTTCTGTCGGGTGCCAACTTTCTACTGCCCTGGGATGTCCATGTGCGTCTCGTCCAGCCGCACAAGCatccacaacagcaacagcagcacaatAAGAAGACCCAAAGATATCGGAAACACGGCGATCGTTTGGCCCTCAAGATCTTCGTGGGCTTCGAGTACGAGTGTTCACGTGGTCATCGTTTCATGATGTGCAGTCCGGATCGTGTGCTCCGCGGTGGTGCGGACATTGAGCGCGACACCAGCACCAAAGTGGTCAACAATAATATGCCCCTGTATTTCCCATGTCCCTGCCGTGGGCAGACCTCGTATTTGGCCCAACTGATGCGCATTCATGTCGTCACGCCCAAGGCGCCCGTTAACATCATTCTTGATCCCAAGGTGCTCGTGGGGAAGTACACCTTCACCCTGGGCTGCAACATATTGCCACGGCTTTCGCAGAGCGCCTATTGGATACTCCGCTTTCCAAATGTCTACCAAGGCGACGATATACTGATTGCACCTCCAGAAAAACTCGAACCAGATGATATGAACGCTGGTGGTTGTCTTTTAGCTGGCATGTTTGGCATCGCCGAAACAGAGACTACGGATGCCAATGATCCTGGACATGCGGCATCCATGACGTTCACCagactttaa
- the LOC117781656 gene encoding zinc finger protein Xfin, translating to MAVQLKNAYHHLPLTITPILCQPLLTPAPTPPKPEPPDLTFHCMCCAEYFVHPLSLYQHMNSKHPNEATPQQQQQQREEAERQQAGEEDDSTDYSWIFEPVCELEVAADETSQMRSDVDSDSDEDADADQVAGEGSDAESDNDNDSDSSSSSSSSNSTTTSSSSTTSSSGGGNSNTQQSLENGAYMEVSSTHPMRGLLPGTQPNEYQLQTADPLESTSIILLQPSLSITPVSSLPPIAAPQTQQFAPLLSLEPAPIKRRRGRRSKANVVLDPQSAASAVAQLSANGQKCFQCTHCEASFPNAGDLSKHVRSHISNKPFQCSICQKTFTHIGSLNTHIRIHSGEKPYKCELCPKAFTQSSSLMVHMRSHAVRKPHQCVQCDKGFINYSSLLLHQKTHSAPVESFVCPECEREFKAEALLDEHMRMHTQELVYQCAICRQAFRASSELVQHMKCHMGEKPFTCSICDRSFTQSGSLNIHMRIHTGEKPFQCKLCDKCFTQASSLSVHMKIHAGEKPFPCHICGKAYSQQAYLNKHIQAHAMDATPVRQMPSVVSPPKETLVCIVCGALHADATALALHVTREHTALLDNMKQATLPMAPLATGKCSVVERQAQQQAYMQRVQSMLQQMNQQQQQLPAMDSAGEDEEELDEDELDEDDDEHLDETTEQNESQQMTNDEGIDDNVDADEEDEDDDDIHDIDDIDDDADDDEDDDEQQLITDADMYYDMPGDFADMEVGCEEEVCADFIENDDYAAEEEVYTEHV from the coding sequence ATGGCCGTGCAGCTGAAGAACGCGTATCATCATCTACCACTGACCATAACTCCGATATTATGTCAGCCGCTGTTGACGCCGGCGCCGACGCCACCGAAACCGGAGCCACCAGACTTGACGTTCCATTGCATGTGCTGTGCCGAGTACTTTGTGCATCCTCTGTCCCTGTATCAGCACATGAACAGCAAGCATCCGAATGAGGCGAcaccgcagcagcaacagcaacaacgggaGGAGGCGGAGAGGCAGCAGGCGGGGGAGGAGGATGATAGCACCGATTACAGCTGGATATTTGAGCCAGTTTGTGAACTGGAAGTGGCAGCAGATGAGACGTCACAAATGCGCAGTGATGTGGACAGCGATTCGGATgaggatgcggatgcggatcaAGTGGCGGGGGAGGGAAGCGATGCTGAAAGTGATAACGATAATGATAGcgatagcagcagcagcagcagtagcagcaacagcaccaccaccagctccagcagcaccaccagcagcagtgGAGGCGGCAACTCTAATACACAACAGAGCCTGGAGAATGGCGCCTACATGGAGGTGTCATCCACACATCCCATGCGTGGTCTATTACCTGGAACACAACCCAACGAGTATCAATTGCAGACTGCTGATCCACTCGAATCCACCTCGATTATATTGTTGCAGCCATCGCTGAGCATAACCCCAGTGTCATCTCTACCACCAATTGCAGCACCACAGACTCAACAATTTGCCCCACTGCTCAGCCTGGAACCGGCGCCCATTAAGCGACGTCGTGGCAGACGCAGCAAGGCGAATGTCGTCTTGGATCCTCAGAGTGCAGCTTCGGCAGTTGCCCAGTTGAGTGCGAATGGGCAGAAATGCTTCCAGTGCACCCACTGTGAGGCATCGTTTCCCAATGCCGGTGATCTGTCCAAGCACGTGCGATCGCACATCTCCAATAAGCCATTTCAGTGCTCCATCTGCCAGAAGACCTTCACACACATTGGCAGCCTCAACACGCACATCCGGATCCACAGCGGGGAGAAGCCCTACAAGTGTGAGCTCTGTCCCAAGGCATTCACCCAGTCCAGCAGCCTGATGGTTCACATGCGCTCCCATGCGGTACGGAAGCCACATCAGTGCGTGCAGTGCGACAAGGGATTCATCAACTACAGTTCCCTGCTGCTGCATCAGAAGACGCACTCGGCGCCGGTAGAGAGTTTTGTGTGTCCGGAATGCGAGCGGGAGTTCAAGGCGGAGGCGTTGCTCGATGAGCACATGCGGATGCACACCCAGGAGCTGGTGTATCAGTGCGCCATTTGTCGACAGGCATTCCGGGCCAGCTCGGAGCTGGTGCAGCACATGAAGTGCCATATGGGAGAGAAGCCCTTCACCTGCTCCATCTGCGATCGCTCGTTCACCCAGTCGGGCAGCCTCAATATCCATATGCGGATTCACACGGGCGAGAAGCCTTTCCAGTGCAAGCTCTGCGACAAGTGCTTCACCCAGGCCTCCAGTCTGAGTGTCCACATGAAGATCCATGCCGGCGAGAAGCCATTCCCATGTCACATCTGTGGCAAGGCCTACAGCCAGCAGGCCTATCTCAATAAGCACATTCAGGCGCATGCCATGGACGCGACTCCAGTTCGACAGATGCCTTCAGTGGTTAGTCCGCCAAAGGAGACGCTCGTCTGCATTGTCTGCGGTGCACTCCATGCGGATGCCACTGCCCTGGCACTCCATGTGACGCGGGAACACACTGCGCTGCTGGACAACATGAAGCAGGCAACGCTACCGATGGCTCCTCTGGCCACTGGCAAATGCAGCGTCGTGGAGCGTCaggcacaacaacaagcgtACATGCAACGTGTGCAATCGATGTTGCAACAAAtgaatcaacagcaacagcagctcccAGCCATGGACTCTGCCGGCGAGGATGAAGAGGAGCTCGATGAGGATGAACTAgacgaggatgatgatgagcaTTTGGATGAGACAACGGAGCAAAATGAGTCACAACAAATGACAAACGATGAGGGCATTGATGAtaatgttgatgctgatgaggaggatgaagatgatgatgatattcATGATATTGATGATATTGATGacgatgctgatgatgatgaggatgatgatgaacAGCAGCTGATTACAGATGCAGATATGTACTACGATATGCCTGGTGATTTTGCCGACATGGAAGTGGGCTGCGAGGAGGAAGTCTGCGCTGATTTTATTGAGAACGATGATTATGCTGCCGAGGAGGAAGTCTACACAGAGCATGTCTAG